One genomic segment of Streptomyces caniferus includes these proteins:
- a CDS encoding NAD-dependent epimerase/dehydratase family protein: MRVLVTGGAGFIGSQVVEALTARGHEPVVLDALLPSAHPEPPPPRPGERRIVADVRDRAAVDEALRGVRAVCHQAAMVGLGKDFADAPDYVGCNDLGTAVLLAAMAEAGVRELVLAGSMVVYGEGRYACPRHGVVRPGPRAVAELDAGQFEPRCPHCGAALLPGLVGEDAPTDPRNVYAATKLTQEHLAASWARATGGRAVALRYHNVYGPGMPRDTPYAGVASFFRSALARGQAPTVYEDGGQRRDFVHVRDVATANAVALHALPDRPAGTLTAYNTGSGVPHTVGEMARTLAEACGGPAPVVTGEYRLGDVRHITASSQRIADELGWRAATGFEEGMREFAREGMRAAPTG; this comes from the coding sequence ATGCGTGTACTGGTCACCGGCGGCGCCGGATTCATCGGATCGCAGGTCGTCGAGGCGCTCACGGCGCGCGGGCACGAGCCTGTCGTGCTCGACGCCCTGCTGCCCTCGGCACACCCCGAGCCCCCGCCGCCGCGCCCGGGGGAGCGGCGCATCGTCGCCGACGTACGGGACCGCGCGGCGGTCGACGAGGCCCTGCGGGGCGTGCGGGCGGTCTGCCACCAGGCGGCGATGGTGGGCCTCGGCAAGGACTTCGCGGACGCGCCCGACTACGTCGGCTGCAACGACCTGGGCACCGCGGTGCTGCTGGCCGCGATGGCCGAGGCCGGGGTGCGCGAGCTGGTGCTCGCCGGGTCGATGGTGGTCTACGGGGAGGGCCGTTACGCCTGCCCCCGTCACGGGGTGGTGCGGCCCGGTCCGCGGGCGGTGGCCGAACTGGACGCCGGACAATTCGAGCCACGCTGCCCGCACTGCGGCGCCGCGCTGTTGCCGGGGCTGGTCGGCGAGGACGCGCCCACCGATCCGCGCAACGTCTACGCGGCCACCAAGCTCACCCAGGAACATCTGGCCGCCTCCTGGGCCCGCGCCACCGGCGGCCGGGCCGTCGCGCTGCGCTACCACAACGTCTACGGGCCCGGGATGCCGCGTGACACCCCGTACGCAGGGGTGGCCTCGTTCTTCCGCTCGGCGCTGGCCCGCGGTCAGGCCCCGACGGTCTACGAAGACGGCGGCCAGCGGCGGGACTTCGTCCATGTGCGCGACGTCGCCACGGCCAATGCGGTCGCCCTGCACGCCCTGCCGGACCGGCCCGCCGGCACCCTGACCGCGTACAACACCGGCAGCGGAGTGCCGCACACCGTCGGCGAGATGGCGCGGACCCTGGCCGAGGCGTGCGGCGGACCGGCGCCCGTGGTCACGGGGGAGTACCGGCTCGGCGACGTACGGCACATCACCGCCTCCTCGCAGCGGATCGCCGACGAGCTCGGCTGGCGGGCGGCGACCGGATTCGAGGAAGGCATGCGGGAGTTCGCCCGGGAGGGGATGCGGGCGGCGCCGACGGGGTGA
- a CDS encoding GAF domain-containing protein: protein MSDRAIDGAVRSAQDNRATAHRLATVHEAALAGGMAPGEASDAPRAVIGESWRRVLVSGVDPERDRPQYPLPVAELEHRRQVSQLATVLPVFTEGLLPSADAAQQIMVVTDAEGRVLWREGSAPVRRMADRLGFDKGADWTEGVVGTNAIGTALVARRPVLVHSAEHFVRSHHAWTCAAAPLHDPRDGRLLGTVDISGPAPSFHPTTLSLVSSVARLAEGELRTRHHLSLERLRSSAAPVLARIGGRALAVDPSGWVVGVTGMTPPDRVALPKTPEAGPLWLPRYGMCALEPLPGGWLVRVGRQEREMGPSRVVLDVSGRDGSTVTVSGAAGSWSHELTPRHAELLFVLAAHPQGRSAAELARDLFGDDSRTVTVRAELSRLRRHLASVLAHRPYRFADGVEVELLLPPRPAHLLPQSLAPAVAAARQG, encoded by the coding sequence GTGAGCGACAGAGCGATCGACGGCGCCGTCCGGTCGGCCCAGGACAACCGCGCCACCGCACACCGCCTCGCCACGGTCCACGAGGCGGCGCTCGCGGGCGGGATGGCGCCCGGCGAGGCGTCCGACGCGCCGCGTGCGGTGATCGGTGAATCGTGGCGCCGGGTGCTGGTCTCGGGCGTCGACCCGGAGCGGGACCGGCCGCAATACCCGCTTCCCGTCGCGGAGTTGGAGCACCGTCGGCAGGTGTCCCAGCTGGCGACGGTGCTGCCGGTGTTCACCGAGGGGCTGCTGCCGTCCGCCGATGCCGCGCAGCAGATCATGGTCGTCACCGATGCCGAGGGCCGGGTGCTGTGGCGCGAGGGCAGCGCACCGGTCCGGCGGATGGCCGACCGGCTGGGCTTCGACAAGGGCGCCGACTGGACGGAGGGCGTCGTCGGCACCAACGCCATCGGCACCGCGCTGGTGGCCCGCCGGCCGGTGCTGGTGCACTCCGCGGAGCATTTCGTCCGCAGCCACCACGCATGGACGTGTGCCGCGGCGCCGCTCCACGACCCGCGCGACGGGCGCCTGTTGGGCACGGTGGACATCAGCGGTCCGGCGCCCTCCTTCCACCCCACGACGCTCTCCCTGGTCTCCTCCGTCGCCCGGCTCGCCGAGGGCGAGCTGCGCACCCGCCACCATCTGTCCCTGGAACGGCTGCGGTCGAGCGCGGCACCGGTGCTGGCACGGATCGGCGGGCGGGCACTGGCCGTCGACCCCAGCGGCTGGGTCGTGGGGGTGACGGGCATGACGCCGCCGGACCGGGTGGCACTGCCCAAGACGCCCGAGGCCGGGCCGCTGTGGCTGCCGCGGTACGGCATGTGCGCCCTGGAGCCGCTGCCGGGCGGCTGGCTGGTCCGTGTCGGGCGGCAGGAGCGGGAGATGGGGCCGAGCCGGGTGGTGCTGGACGTCAGCGGCCGGGACGGTTCGACGGTCACCGTCAGCGGGGCGGCCGGCAGCTGGTCCCACGAGCTGACCCCGCGTCATGCGGAGCTGCTGTTCGTCCTCGCCGCGCATCCGCAGGGCCGCAGCGCCGCCGAACTCGCCCGCGACCTCTTCGGCGACGACAGCCGTACGGTCACGGTGCGGGCCGAACTGTCCCGGCTGCGCCGCCATCTCGCGAGCGTCCTGGCACACCGGCCGTACCGGTTCGCGGACGGGGTGGAAGTGGAGCTCCTGCTGCCACCACGGCCCGCCCATCTGCTCCCGCAGTCACTGGCCCCGGCGGTGGCGGCGGCGCGGCAGGGGTGA
- a CDS encoding PP2C family protein-serine/threonine phosphatase, whose amino-acid sequence MAVVTTVDLTAGPEVGFLPLVSLGPAFAGLVGGWRRTAVVGLTAFVLCLGLGVYNGLFESRRGLTALLSVAGVTAAGVVAAVMRQRREAELASVRSIAEVAQRVLLRPVPRGAGPLRIAVSYTSAVAEARIGGDLYEVVTSPAGVRIIVGDVQGKGLEAVESAAVVLGAFREAAHDEPDLPAVGERVERALNRHLSGERFVTAVLAEIGDGPHATLLNFGHPAPLVVRPTGSVAFAAPPDRALPLGLSLHDAGAPAPYEVPFAPGDQLLFYTDGVTEARDAADRFYPLDERAALLKDPDPETALRAVREDLVEHVEGPLHDDAAMLLVRYRGAC is encoded by the coding sequence ATGGCCGTGGTCACCACGGTCGACCTCACCGCGGGCCCGGAGGTCGGGTTCCTGCCGCTGGTGTCGCTGGGACCGGCGTTCGCCGGGCTGGTCGGCGGCTGGCGGCGGACCGCCGTGGTCGGGCTGACGGCCTTTGTGCTCTGCCTCGGCCTGGGGGTCTACAACGGCCTGTTCGAGAGCCGGCGCGGGCTGACCGCGCTGCTGTCGGTGGCCGGGGTGACCGCGGCCGGGGTGGTCGCCGCGGTGATGCGGCAGCGACGCGAGGCGGAGCTGGCCAGCGTCCGCTCCATCGCCGAGGTCGCCCAGCGGGTCCTGCTGCGCCCGGTGCCGCGCGGCGCCGGGCCGCTGCGGATCGCGGTCTCGTACACCTCGGCGGTGGCCGAGGCCCGGATAGGCGGCGATCTGTACGAGGTGGTGACCTCGCCCGCCGGGGTGCGGATCATCGTCGGCGATGTGCAGGGCAAGGGCCTGGAGGCCGTGGAGAGCGCGGCGGTGGTGCTCGGCGCCTTCCGGGAGGCGGCGCACGACGAACCGGACCTGCCGGCCGTCGGCGAGCGGGTCGAGCGGGCGCTGAACCGCCATCTGTCCGGCGAACGGTTCGTCACGGCGGTGCTCGCCGAGATCGGTGACGGCCCGCACGCCACGCTGCTGAACTTCGGTCACCCGGCGCCGCTGGTCGTCCGCCCCACCGGCTCGGTGGCCTTCGCCGCACCGCCGGACCGCGCCCTGCCGCTCGGCCTCAGCCTGCACGACGCCGGGGCGCCGGCCCCCTACGAGGTGCCGTTCGCACCCGGCGATCAGCTCCTCTTCTACACCGACGGCGTCACCGAGGCCCGCGATGCGGCGGACCGCTTCTACCCCCTCGACGAACGCGCCGCGCTGCTCAAGGACCCCGACCCGGAGACCGCGCTGCGCGCCGTGCGCGAGGACCTGGTCGAGCATGTCGAGGGGCCGCTGCACGACGATGCGGCGATGCTGCTGGTCCGCTACCGCGGGGCCTGCTGA
- a CDS encoding YihY/virulence factor BrkB family protein — MQPANEPTERPAGRLTKARALYRNVSKRRLAWLLLKDTVNSCMKYRVTGLAAEAAFWSLLSLPPLILGLLGVLGYTNDWIGHDTLDNVRRHILGAAGTVLSNKGVNEIARPLLDDVFTGRRPDVISLGFAIALWSGSRAMNVFVDTITIMYGLDGRRGIIKTRLLAFVLYLAALVVGAVALPLMVAGPDTVVGWLPASEHIIRALYWPVVLLLSVAFLTTLYHASVPVRSPWPEDIPGAVVALGMWVLGSFLLRLYLTSTVEGPTIYGSLAAPVAVLLWIGVSAFAVLVGAAMNASLDRVWPSVATAAAREEVARRAAAKAEAKSGRGEAGAEETGSGEAGAERANGSAADGDERGGDDGEPDRGGS; from the coding sequence GTGCAGCCGGCAAACGAACCAACCGAGCGGCCCGCGGGCCGTCTGACCAAGGCCCGTGCCCTCTATCGCAACGTCTCCAAGCGCCGGCTGGCCTGGCTCCTGCTCAAGGACACGGTCAACTCCTGCATGAAGTACCGCGTCACCGGCCTGGCCGCCGAGGCCGCCTTCTGGAGCCTGCTGTCGTTGCCGCCGCTGATCCTCGGGCTCCTGGGCGTGCTCGGCTACACGAACGACTGGATCGGGCACGACACCCTCGACAACGTCCGCCGGCACATCCTCGGCGCCGCCGGCACCGTCCTGTCGAACAAGGGCGTGAACGAGATCGCCCGGCCGCTGCTCGACGACGTGTTCACCGGCCGGCGCCCGGACGTCATCTCCCTCGGCTTCGCCATCGCCCTGTGGTCCGGGTCCCGGGCGATGAACGTCTTCGTCGACACCATCACCATCATGTACGGGCTCGACGGCCGGCGGGGCATCATCAAGACCCGGCTGCTGGCGTTCGTGCTGTACCTCGCCGCGCTGGTCGTCGGCGCCGTCGCGCTCCCGCTGATGGTCGCCGGACCCGATACCGTCGTGGGCTGGCTGCCGGCGAGTGAGCACATCATCCGGGCGCTGTACTGGCCGGTCGTCCTGCTCCTGTCGGTCGCCTTCCTGACGACGCTCTACCACGCGTCCGTACCCGTCCGTTCGCCCTGGCCGGAGGACATTCCCGGCGCGGTGGTGGCGCTGGGCATGTGGGTGCTCGGCAGCTTCCTGCTTCGGCTCTACCTCACCTCGACGGTCGAGGGGCCCACCATCTACGGCTCGTTGGCCGCGCCGGTCGCGGTGCTGCTGTGGATCGGGGTGTCCGCCTTCGCGGTCCTGGTCGGCGCCGCGATGAACGCCTCACTCGACCGGGTGTGGCCGTCGGTCGCCACGGCCGCGGCCCGCGAGGAGGTCGCGCGGCGGGCGGCCGCCAAGGCGGAGGCGAAGTCGGGACGTGGTGAGGCGGGTGCCGAGGAGACGGGAAGCGGTGAGGCGGGTGCCGAGCGCGCGAACGGGTCCGCGGCGGACGGAGACGAGCGCGGCGGCGACGACGGTGAGCCGGACCGCGGAGGCTCCTGA
- a CDS encoding acyl-CoA dehydrogenase family protein — translation MAATTHTVTNQPPPLVGYDVFTGDAALTEGVARYVADVRLDEVREELSTLGQAAGSAHARQWGEQANAHPPVLRTHDRYGHRIDEVEFHPAWHRLLGHAVTAGLTGAWSRPDGHVRRTAGFLVWTQAEAGHGCPVSMTHAAVPTLRAEPELAAEWEPLLTSRVYEQELRPVAQKGGALAGMAMTEKQGGSDLRALTTRAEPLAAPGEYVLTGHKWFCSAPMSDAFLVLARAPGGLTCFLLPRVLPDGSRNAFRIQRLKDKLGNRSNASAEVEFDGESWARRVGEEGRGVATLIEMVAATRLDCVTASAAVMRQAVAQAVHHSAHREAFGDRLIDKPLMRNVLADLALESEAATTLALRLAAAYDSGTEQDRHFLRLAVPAAKYWVTKRCTPMVTEALECLGGNGYVEESGLPRLLREAPLNSIWEGSGNVQALDVLRALRREPEALNAFLTEIGTARGADHRLDRAIRGMLTELADLEGIEARARRLTERMALVLQGALLVRHAPPEVADAFCAARLGGDGGAAFGTLPHTLDLASVVARARPVADD, via the coding sequence ATGGCAGCCACCACTCACACGGTCACGAACCAGCCTCCGCCGCTGGTCGGATACGACGTCTTCACCGGCGATGCGGCCCTGACCGAGGGCGTCGCCCGGTATGTCGCCGACGTCCGGCTCGACGAGGTACGCGAAGAGCTCAGCACACTGGGGCAGGCGGCCGGCTCCGCGCACGCCCGGCAGTGGGGCGAACAGGCGAACGCGCATCCCCCGGTCCTGCGCACCCACGACCGCTACGGCCACCGGATCGACGAGGTGGAGTTCCACCCGGCGTGGCACCGGCTGCTCGGCCATGCCGTCACGGCCGGCCTGACCGGCGCATGGTCCCGGCCGGACGGCCATGTCCGCCGCACCGCCGGCTTCCTCGTGTGGACCCAGGCCGAGGCGGGTCACGGCTGCCCGGTGTCGATGACCCATGCCGCGGTGCCCACGCTGCGCGCCGAACCCGAGCTGGCGGCCGAGTGGGAGCCGCTGCTGACCTCGCGGGTGTACGAGCAGGAGCTGCGCCCGGTCGCCCAGAAGGGCGGCGCACTGGCCGGGATGGCCATGACGGAGAAGCAGGGCGGCAGCGACCTGCGGGCCCTCACGACCCGCGCCGAGCCGCTCGCCGCACCCGGCGAGTACGTACTGACGGGTCACAAATGGTTCTGTTCGGCGCCGATGTCGGACGCCTTCCTGGTGCTGGCCCGCGCGCCGGGAGGCCTCACCTGCTTCCTGCTGCCGCGGGTCCTGCCGGACGGCAGCCGTAACGCCTTCCGCATCCAGCGGCTCAAGGACAAGCTCGGCAACCGCTCGAACGCCTCGGCCGAGGTCGAGTTCGACGGGGAGAGCTGGGCGCGCCGGGTCGGCGAGGAGGGGCGCGGGGTGGCGACCCTCATCGAGATGGTCGCGGCGACCCGGCTGGACTGTGTCACCGCGTCGGCGGCGGTGATGCGGCAGGCGGTGGCGCAGGCGGTGCACCACAGCGCGCACCGGGAGGCCTTCGGGGACCGGCTGATCGACAAGCCGCTGATGCGCAATGTGCTGGCCGATCTGGCGCTGGAGTCGGAGGCGGCGACCACGCTCGCGCTGCGGCTGGCGGCGGCATACGACAGCGGCACCGAGCAGGACCGGCACTTCCTGCGGCTGGCGGTGCCGGCGGCGAAGTACTGGGTGACCAAGCGCTGCACACCGATGGTGACCGAGGCGCTGGAGTGCCTGGGCGGCAACGGCTATGTGGAGGAGTCGGGGCTGCCGCGGCTGCTGCGCGAGGCGCCGCTCAACTCGATCTGGGAGGGCTCCGGCAACGTCCAGGCGCTGGACGTCCTGCGGGCCCTGCGGCGCGAACCCGAGGCGCTGAACGCGTTCCTGACCGAGATCGGGACGGCACGGGGCGCGGACCACCGGCTGGACCGTGCCATCAGGGGGATGCTCACCGAACTCGCCGATCTGGAGGGCATCGAGGCGCGGGCCCGGCGGCTGACGGAGCGGATGGCGCTGGTCCTCCAGGGTGCGCTGCTGGTGCGCCATGCGCCGCCCGAGGTCGCGGACGCGTTCTGCGCCGCCCGGCTCGGCGGTGACGGGGGCGCGGCGTTCGGGACGCTGCCGCACACGCTGGATCTCGCGTCCGTGGTGGCGCGGGCGCGGCCGGTGGCCGACGACTGA
- a CDS encoding class F sortase, with translation MSPTDPPEATAGEPAAARRPRWGVLALAGLIGLGMVRQGLSGEADGPPQPEAGTALFPGDLPPDGPAPPPLPRSAPSRVAIASLDVSAPLMPLGLGKDGWIEAPPADEPRLAGWYEGAPTPGENGTAVIVGHVDSLSGPAVFYGLGALEKGRTIRVTRRDGRTAVFEVYGIQVFDKRKFPAKKVYGATGRPELRVLTCGGAYEPGSGYASNVVVFARMTRAGADETGHR, from the coding sequence ATGAGCCCGACGGACCCGCCGGAGGCGACGGCCGGGGAGCCTGCGGCCGCACGCCGGCCCCGGTGGGGCGTACTGGCGCTGGCCGGGCTCATCGGCCTCGGCATGGTGCGCCAAGGACTGTCCGGTGAGGCGGACGGGCCGCCGCAGCCGGAGGCCGGCACCGCACTCTTCCCCGGCGATCTCCCGCCCGACGGGCCCGCGCCGCCGCCGCTGCCCCGCTCCGCCCCCTCCCGGGTGGCGATCGCCTCGCTCGATGTGTCGGCCCCGCTGATGCCGCTGGGCCTGGGCAAGGACGGCTGGATCGAGGCCCCGCCGGCCGACGAACCCCGGCTGGCCGGCTGGTACGAGGGCGCACCGACCCCGGGCGAGAACGGCACCGCCGTCATCGTCGGGCACGTCGACAGTCTCAGCGGGCCCGCGGTCTTCTACGGGCTGGGCGCCCTGGAGAAGGGCAGGACGATCCGGGTGACCCGCCGGGACGGCCGGACCGCGGTCTTCGAGGTCTACGGCATCCAGGTCTTCGACAAGCGGAAGTTCCCGGCCAAGAAGGTCTACGGCGCCACCGGCCGCCCCGAGCTGCGCGTCCTGACCTGCGGCGGCGCCTACGAGCCGGGCTCCGGCTACGCGAGCAACGTGGTGGTCTTCGCCCGGATGACCAGGGCCGGAGCCGATGAGACCGGGCACCGCTGA
- a CDS encoding LLM class flavin-dependent oxidoreductase — protein MSVGLGLPIGDPAQLLSWARRAEATPFTTLALLDRLVFDNPEPLITLATLAGATSRIRLQTEVLLAPLHRTTLLAKQAATLDLLSGSRFTLGIGIGGRDDDYLAAGVDLRTRGRRLDRQLATLRRLWSGAPLSADVGPIGPAPARPGGPEVLFGGFVPAVVERVARWGDGFLGAALPAPQMDGMFRAVETAWSRAGRTGRPRLLAQVNVALGPEPTLDRAREELRAYYRPSDYTDHVVKGLLTTAAQIRAAVAAYRAMGADEVMLYCWSPDPDQVERLAEAVFPVP, from the coding sequence ATGTCCGTAGGCCTCGGCCTTCCCATCGGCGATCCCGCACAGCTGCTGAGCTGGGCCCGGCGCGCCGAAGCCACCCCCTTCACCACCCTCGCCCTGCTCGACCGGCTCGTGTTCGACAACCCCGAGCCGCTGATCACGCTCGCCACACTGGCCGGCGCGACCTCCCGGATCCGGCTGCAGACCGAGGTGCTGCTCGCCCCGCTGCACCGTACGACGCTGCTCGCCAAGCAGGCCGCGACGCTCGATCTGCTCTCCGGCTCCCGCTTCACCCTGGGCATCGGCATCGGCGGACGCGACGACGACTACCTGGCCGCCGGTGTCGACCTCCGCACCCGCGGCCGGCGCCTCGACCGGCAGCTGGCCACCCTGCGCCGCCTCTGGTCCGGTGCGCCGCTCTCCGCGGACGTCGGCCCGATCGGCCCGGCTCCCGCCCGGCCCGGTGGGCCCGAGGTGCTGTTCGGCGGTTTCGTGCCCGCCGTGGTGGAGCGCGTGGCCCGCTGGGGCGACGGGTTTCTCGGCGCCGCACTCCCGGCCCCGCAGATGGACGGCATGTTCCGTGCGGTGGAGACGGCCTGGTCCCGGGCCGGCCGTACGGGCCGGCCGCGGCTGCTGGCCCAGGTCAATGTCGCCCTCGGCCCGGAGCCGACACTCGACCGGGCCCGCGAGGAACTGCGCGCGTACTACCGGCCGAGCGACTACACCGACCATGTCGTGAAGGGCCTGCTCACCACCGCGGCACAGATCCGTGCGGCGGTGGCCGCCTACCGCGCGATGGGCGCGGACGAGGTGATGCTCTACTGCTGGTCCCCCGACCCCGACCAGGTCGAGCGCCTGGCCGAGGCGGTGTTCCCGGTGCCGTAG
- a CDS encoding GNAT family N-acetyltransferase, with translation MSISVTTWYLEQTSPADLSPAGEPPAEQDLRIVRSEVPSPEFSRFLHTAVGRHVNWTDRLTWSYAQWAAHLGRPGVETWVAYEHGTPAGFIELAAEADGSVEIVYFGLVPDFQGRRIGGHLLTYGTERAWDLAERWPDLARTKRVWLHTCSQDGPHAKANYERRGFRVYETTVTEEPDVTAPGPWPGAGPTTAGASAGE, from the coding sequence ATGAGCATCTCGGTCACCACGTGGTACCTCGAGCAGACCTCGCCCGCCGACCTGTCCCCCGCCGGGGAGCCGCCGGCCGAGCAGGATCTCCGCATCGTCCGGTCCGAGGTGCCGTCGCCCGAATTCAGCCGCTTCCTCCATACCGCGGTGGGCCGGCACGTCAACTGGACCGACCGGCTGACGTGGTCGTACGCCCAGTGGGCGGCGCATCTCGGGCGCCCCGGAGTCGAGACCTGGGTGGCGTACGAGCACGGCACCCCCGCCGGGTTCATCGAGCTGGCGGCGGAGGCGGACGGCTCCGTGGAGATCGTCTACTTCGGGCTCGTGCCGGACTTCCAGGGGCGCCGGATCGGCGGGCACCTGCTCACGTACGGGACCGAGCGGGCCTGGGACCTGGCCGAGCGGTGGCCGGACCTGGCACGGACCAAGCGGGTGTGGCTGCACACGTGCAGCCAGGACGGCCCGCACGCGAAGGCCAATTACGAGCGGCGCGGCTTCCGGGTGTACGAGACCACGGTGACCGAGGAGCCCGACGTGACGGCCCCCGGCCCCTGGCCCGGCGCGGGGCCCACCACGGCCGGCGCATCCGCCGGGGAGTGA